From the genome of uncultured Bacteroides sp.:
TGCACGTGCCAGTGCCTGAGAATCATTGATTCCGTCGCCAACCATTGCTACTACACTTCCCTCGTTCTGGAGTTCTTTCACAAAGTCTTCTTTATCACTTGGCAATGCTTCGGCTTTGTAATGTCCGATGCCTAGTTCCGATGCTACAGAAGAGGCTGTGGCTTCTCCGTCGCCAGTAAGCATGCAGACTCTTATTCCCAAATTACGCAGCATCTTAACCGCTTCTTTTGATGAGGGTTTTACCTTATCGCTGATTGCAATGACCGATAAAAGGCTCTTATTTTGCCCAAAGAAAACAATACTTTTTCCTTCGCTCTGAGATTTTTCTATCATACCTTTCAAATAGACAGATACTACAGCTCCAAAGTCATTTAATAATCTCTGGTTTCCAGCCCAGTATGTTTCGCCCTGATAAACCACTTTTATTCCTTTACCGGTAATGCTTTCGAAAGATGATAAAGCTGTTGGTGTAATGCCTTGTGACTGAAGTTCGTTCACAATAGCATCTGCCAATGGATGTTCCGACTTTAACTCGGCAGCCAGAAGAATTTCCTTAGCTTGAGATTCTTCTCCATTTTCCCAAAACCACTGAGAAACCGTAGGATGTCCTTCGGTTAATGTTCCAGTTTTATCCAATACTACCGTGTTTACCTTTCTCATCTGCTCCAATGCCAGAGCGTCTTTAATAAGAATATGGTTGGAGGCGCCTTTACCTATGCCCACCATAAGTGCCGTTGGAGTAGCAAGTCCAAGCGCACATGGGCATGCAATTACAAGTACCGATACTGCCGATAACAATGCGTAAGAGAACATATTTATTCCTCCGAGAAGCATCCATACAATGAACGTTATAACAGACAAGCCAAGCACTACAGGGACAAATATTCCGGTAATACGATCGACAATCTTTTGCACCGGAGCCTTACTTCCCTGGGCTTCTTGTACCATTCTGATTATATTAGCCAGCAGAGTTTCTTTTCCCACTTTAGAGGTTTTCATCACAAATGCACCCTTCTGATTAATTGTTCCTGCCAGAACCATATCGCCAACATTCTTCTCTGCGGCAACAGGTTCTCCGGTAATCATGCTTTCGTCCACAAAAGAACTGCCTTCACTAACGGTTCCATCAACAGGTATTTTCTCTCCTGGGTGAACACTTACCAGGTCATTTACCTGCAATTGAGAAATAAGCAATGTTTCTTCTTTACCATCCCTTATTACCGAAGCAGTCTTCGGCTGTAATCCCATGAGCTTCCTGATAGCCGATGAGGTATTTCCCTTAGCTCTTTCTTCCAGAAGCTTACCTAGAAGCACAAATGCAATGATAACCGTTGCAGCTTCGTAATATACATGAGCATCCAACCCTCTCGAAGTCCAGAACTCCGGATAAAAAGTGTTGAACACACTGAACGAAAAAGCGATGGAAGTACTTAGTGCTACCAGCGTATCCATATTGCTTCGACCAATTTTTAGCTGTTTCCAGGCATTTATATAAAAGGAGTTACCAAACAATAAAAGAACCGGCAGGGACAGAATCAGCATTATTTCATGCGCATACGGCATGTGCATAAACACCATTGAGATTAGCATCATTGGAATTGCAAAAACCCATGCCCCAATTGTCTTTATCTTTAATTTATTGTACCTTTTTCTTTGCTCCTCTTCCTGCAATTCCAAGGCATTATCTTCCTCAATAATCAGATCGTACCCCGCCTCTTGTATTGCTTTCTGTAAAGACTCGGGCGATAAGACTAAGCGGTCGAATTCAATGGAAAGGGTATTTGCAGCAAGATTAACTGCTCCTTTCTCAACTCCGGGAAGGCCATTAACAGTCTTCTCAACGTTGCTTGCACAACCTGCACAATGCATATTTAGTACAGGATATGTTTTATTTTCTATCTTCTTCATAAGTAAATTGTCATTATTCAATTTTGTTCGATAAGCATTATTTGGCTACTCAGTATATTGCAACACGGAATAACCTGATATGCCTATTCGATTAACTACAAATATAACGTAACATTAATAAATTTATCAGGTTATCTGCTAATTTCAATGTACAGTATTCAAAGAAAAGGTGTACACCTTCTTATAATTTACTCTACACTATACATTAGAAAGATGTACTGCATTATTAGAATGCTTAAGGAAGTAATCCCTAAGATAACCTGAAGAAACCGGATACTAAATAAGAAGAGTTGAATAAAGGTTGAGATAAAACCTTGAAGAGAAAGCACCTGGTGGGTCGGCTTTCAAGTTTATTTCATGAATTGCTGTAGGCAAATCATTGTAACACAAAAGAGAGTGCTGGGATAGTATAGCATAAGCAGGCATATGAAACACCAAACAAGGCACATCTTTCTGCAAATCTACTTTATAAATT
Proteins encoded in this window:
- a CDS encoding heavy metal translocating P-type ATPase, producing MKKIENKTYPVLNMHCAGCASNVEKTVNGLPGVEKGAVNLAANTLSIEFDRLVLSPESLQKAIQEAGYDLIIEEDNALELQEEEQRKRYNKLKIKTIGAWVFAIPMMLISMVFMHMPYAHEIMLILSLPVLLLFGNSFYINAWKQLKIGRSNMDTLVALSTSIAFSFSVFNTFYPEFWTSRGLDAHVYYEAATVIIAFVLLGKLLEERAKGNTSSAIRKLMGLQPKTASVIRDGKEETLLISQLQVNDLVSVHPGEKIPVDGTVSEGSSFVDESMITGEPVAAEKNVGDMVLAGTINQKGAFVMKTSKVGKETLLANIIRMVQEAQGSKAPVQKIVDRITGIFVPVVLGLSVITFIVWMLLGGINMFSYALLSAVSVLVIACPCALGLATPTALMVGIGKGASNHILIKDALALEQMRKVNTVVLDKTGTLTEGHPTVSQWFWENGEESQAKEILLAAELKSEHPLADAIVNELQSQGITPTALSSFESITGKGIKVVYQGETYWAGNQRLLNDFGAVVSVYLKGMIEKSQSEGKSIVFFGQNKSLLSVIAISDKVKPSSKEAVKMLRNLGIRVCMLTGDGEATASSVASELGIGHYKAEALPSDKEDFVKELQNEGSVVAMVGDGINDSQALARADVSIAMGKGTDIAMDVAMITLMTSDLQLLSKAFKLSRQTVKLIHQNLFWAFIYNLIGIPIAAGLLFPLNGLLLNPMIASAAMAFSSVSVMLYTIFYGKFVMRF